In Aspergillus oryzae RIB40 DNA, chromosome 6, one genomic interval encodes:
- a CDS encoding sugar porter family MFS transporter (predicted transporter (major facilitator superfamily)), whose translation MQSAGDAWERRRRLGFEAEATPRDLPSIRARACTSISRLRKPHHDGPPQTAIKPILTVTTLDDLGVIAEVIASHSFEDKFAANDTQTGLVVSMFTAGAFFGSAFAGPSGDILGRRKTISLGCVIFCLGGGLQTGAQTVAYLYSGRFLAGLGVGFLTMIIPLYQAEICHPDIRGRVTSLQQFMLGVGSLCAAWISYGTYIGFAPTNNAQWQVPLGLQVVPAVFLGLLIMFFPESPRWLIDHGEHEKGLQTLAKLHAHGDENDPWVRAEYNQIQESITFEHENEAKSYLELFSSRSSFRRLFLCCALQASVQMTGVSAIQYYSVTIYEQIGIKGDETLRYQAINSVIALVAQFLCMMFIDRFGRRRSLIFGNLGNCLTFIIACILLARFPPEVNNTGAHWGFIIMTWLYNFSFSCTCGPLSWIIPAEVFDTRTRSKGVSIATMTSYAFNTMIGQVTPIAMENVRYRYYFVFIICNFTNAVFFWLLLPETKKLPLEEMNYLFSNSPWIVLGTKKEDYLPHDLEHKVHEQEVKQEVYAQHKE comes from the exons ATGC AAAGTGCAGGCGATGCTTGGGAACGGCGCCGTCGTCTTGGTTTTGAAGCCGAGGCAACGCCACGAGATCTTCCATCAATCAGGGCTCGCGCTTGCACGAGTATCTCGCGACTCCGAAAGCCACACCACGACGGCCCCCCGCAAACG GCTATCAAGCCCATACTGACTGTTACGACTCTAGACGATTTGGGTGTTATTGCGGAGGTTATTGCCAGCCATTCGTTCGAAGACAAGTTCGCAGCAAATGACACCCAGAC CGGATTGGTTGTGTCTATGTTCACAGCAGGTGCCTTCTTCGGCTCAGCATTTGCAGGTCCCAGTGGTGATATTCTCggcagaagaaagaccaTCTCCCTCGGTTGTGTAATCTTTTGTCTTGGTGGAGGGCTCCAGACTGGAGCACAGACAGTCGCATACTTATACAGTGGGAGGTTCCTGGCCGGACTTGG TGTCGGATTCCTTACCATGATTATCCCGCTATACCAGGCTGAGATCTGCCACCCTGACATTCGAGGTCGAGTGACATCGCTGCAGCAATTCATGCTGGGCGTTGGTTCCCTGTGTGCTGCATGGATCTCGTATGGCACGTATATTGGATTTGCCCCAACAAACAATGCTCAGTGGCAGGTCCCACTTGGTTTACAAGTGGTTCCCGCCGTGTTTTTGGGTCTCCTGATTATGTTTTTCCCGGAG TCGCCGCGTTGGCTCATTGACCATGGCGAGCACGAAAAGGGCCTGCAAACGCTTGCGAAGCTTCACGCGCATGGGGATGAAAATGACCCATGGGTCCGTGCTGAATACAACCAGATTCAGGAGAGTATTACGTTTGAGCATGAGAATGAAGCCAAGTCATACTTGGAATTGTTCAGTTCTCGGTCATCGTTCCgccgtcttttcctttgctgcgCGTTACAAGCATCAGTGCAGATGACGGGAGTGTCGGCTATCCA GTACTACTCCGTGACAATTTATGAGCAGATCGGAATCAAGGGAGACGAAACGTTGCGTTACCAAGCAATCAATTCCGTCATTGCCTTGGTAGCCCAGTTCCTCTGTATGATGTTCATTGACCGCTTCGGTAGACGGCGAAGTCTGATCTTTGGAAACTTGGGTAACTGCCTCACTTTCATCATCGCATGCATCCTGCTCGCAAGATTCCCTCCCGAGGTCAACAACACAGGGGCTCACTGGGGCTTCATCATTATGACATGGTTGTataatttctctttctcttgcaCCTGTGGTCCTCTGTCTTGGATCATTCCGGCAGAGGTTTTCGATACGCGGACCCGGTCGAAGGGTGTTTCCATTGCTACCATGACATCTTATGCGTTCAACACCATGATTGGCCAAGTGACACCAATCGCAATGGAGAATGTCCGCTACCGGTATTActttgtcttcatcatctgtaACTTCACCAAcgccgtcttcttctggttgttGCTGCCTGAGACCAAGAAGTTGCCGCTTGAAGAGATGAACTACTTGTTCTCCAACTCCCCATGGATTGTGCTAGGAaccaagaaggaggattACCTTCCTCATGATCTTGAGCACAAAGTTCACGAACAAGAAGTGAAGCAAGAGGTTTATGCACAACACAAGGAGTGA
- a CDS encoding uncharacterized protein (predicted protein) has translation MRFSSRVLLRSQIRSNQHKVSLFNNKIFHSTMPLVVPQVNAGDKNEWLNKLAGKTITEGTSDVTSFAKKDLPQSHRIVKPGDMMTMDYKPERLNVHLDEQGTVHDVHFG, from the exons ATGCGTTTTTCCTCTCGAGTATTATTGAGGTCACAAATACGATCAAATCAACACAAAGTATCTCTATTCAATAACAAAATCTTTCATTCCACCATGCCTCTAGTCGTCCCCCAGGTTAACGCCGGCGATAAGAACGAATGGCTCAATAAGCTGGCCGGGAAGACGATCACGGAGGGAACGAGTGACGTTACT TCATTTGCGAAGAAGGATTTGCCCCAGTCTCATCGGATTGTTAAACCCGGCGatatgatgacgatggattATAAGCCTGAACG GTTGAACGTACACTTGGATGAACAGGGCACTGTTCATGATGTTCACTTCGGTTAA